The following DNA comes from Anopheles coustani chromosome 2, idAnoCousDA_361_x.2, whole genome shotgun sequence.
AGCCACCTTTGGTGTATCACAAGTGTAGTGCAGAGCTAGAATAATGCTACACTTGGCAGATGTAGATGACTGACTCactggatggatggattgtttgataatttaataaatttggtACATTTCTTTGTTGCAAACGTACTTTTCGGTTTGTcggatatgttttcttttcatatggCCATCTTTTTTCGAAAGAATGATGTTGAAGTTTTAGCTCTTAATAGTAAGTGGTAGTGTTTTGAAGTATTGAGTACAGTTGTACCGAAACAAGAGTTGCCTCTTTTATACCCActatatttttccttcacgACCTTCTTCTCATTATAAAGGACAACATCTTCGCGTGTATGGTGAACTGaaactgaaaatttaaaattgttcgCTAACTGTGAAGTGTTCAGAGTGTAATTTTGGATGtacaatttgaatttttcttgaTTTGTTCTAAATGAAATCAACCTTATTTACTCGGTGGAGAGTTCTTCGGGAGCCAACGGTTAGTCGTCCATTGCAACTGGAATGatttgaaataacaaaaatagtGCGCTGACGGtcgggaaaataaatgaaatcctAGAGTTcagctttcttttccttgATGAAGTGCGTGAAGTTCTTCCTTAACACGCCACAACACTTGTTTAACAGATGGCGAAATCTTTAGCGTAGCCTTTCGACGTACGTCGTGTACTCCACAGAAAATGCTggtcattttcattttaagagttgtttatttaataataattttatcataCATTAATCAACCGGAATGTTGGTTCGTGACGCTGTAGCAAGGGGTAAAATAAATGGTTACAAGCACCTTTATTTAACAATCTGCAACGTTCGTAGCCTcggtatgtttttttcttacgtCTCGTTTCTTATCGCAACTTGTAAAGGAAGAACGGTTCATATGGTAAACATATTGCATGCAGCGGACATTTGGCAACgttaatttgtttgcaaaaatatcACGTACTGATAAACTGTATTTTTTTAgattaataaaatatataaaaaaagaatagtTCACAATATCATGTGCGTGGAAAGCCGATTGAATTTATTCACAATGAAAAAGTAGAATAGAATTGCGTTACTTGAAAACTCGTTTATCTAAAATTTATCTTCAATTTCTTGCCAGAGtttttgtttagaaaatattatcaaatttatgCTTACTGTTGTTATCTTCGAAAACTATTTCCCCCACACACTTCTAGAACCCCTATATAACATGCAATCCCTAATGGACGATCATGAACTGTGTAATGGCCGAATGCTTCCCTGTGTGCATAAATACAACCCAATGTAACAATTTAAGCCATTTGGGAAAAAGTAATGGCTTGTGTAGAAtgtcctgtttttttctttcaaatttttcccttacaaatcaaaacatgaaACCAGTGTAGGAAACTGTCGATTAAAACTCGGTTTAGtactgttttgatttgatcgTTTCGTTCGTAGCTTTAAAGGCAAgagaaattaatgaaaacaacaaactatgcgtaacaaagaacaaacaaaacccagaTGAAAAAAAGCCCAgatgaaaaattaacaaaaccaaCATGTTGCTGTCTCGTTATTGACGGTGtcgtatttaaaaataaaaaggaaataaaatgaaagtaGTAATAAATCATACGCCAATGTGTACAAAAATAGATTGCTCGTTGTTTTATGCTTCTAAATTTTTTCTTCGCAAATTTGCATGATGACATACATTGGGTGTTTTCCACAATTGTATTTGCCATGGCTAGAAGATGTTTGCAACGTTCACTTCCTTGGTTAACGTAAGAGTAAGTTTTTCTCCTGTAGCTTGGAGATATACACAAAAAAATGACATTTTTGAAAGGTTTAAAACACCGAACAAAAGATCCAAATTTAATTGCTAGAATTCGCTTATTTTGAGGTGCTGTTGTGGTGTCAGATATGCCTTTTCCGAGGCCCAGTTTGTTCTGGATTAGTTTCATGTTCTTGCACTGATACATTGGTATAACATTTATTCTAAATCGAAAGTTTAGTGTATctcgaatttttaattttaaataaaaaatttttaaataataaatattgtGTGGtcgttataaaacaaataaatttaaattttttgataTCTCTTATTTGTGGATTGATTGCTTGTAATATGTTCCACTGATATTACATGATATCTTTTCTAAGCCATTTCTAGACCGTTAAGATTTTCACGTTAAGTTTTCCCAGCAGCACCAGTCATTTCTCGATTGGTTTATTTTCGGTTCATCTCGATGCGCAAAGCAGCTTGGACGCATGCGTATCCCGGTTGAGTCAGAGATGAACATCAATGTGTTTATGATACACTGACGTGGAAATTAGTTTACGAATTTTCAGAAGGCAACAAAATTTCAGTGCATTGTATCTTGCTCAGTTTTCTTGCGTTTAGTAGTTTCAGAAACACCCAGCGTTGAACATCATCATTCGTTTCAAATGGCTAGCGCTAGAATACTGCAACGTGCCGAGACGGCAATGGAAATTGCTggggattttctttttgcggACGAAGACGGCGACACCGATGACGATGCCGACGAGGGTAGTGAAAATTGCAGTGAGGATGCCGATGCAGAAGGAGAAAATGATGCTGACGACGAAACAAAGTCAAACGCGTCGGAATCCGCCGCATCAAAAAGCGACCAAAAGGATGgcgaacggaaggaaaacgatTCTGCCTCAAATTCTACTACGGATGGTAAAACGAAGGTAGAGGAATGGTAATGTGAAGTTAAATCGGTAGCTGATATGTGCATGTTACGTTTACAGAAATCCGAAAAGGGTGTGGCGAAAAAACTGAAGAGTCTTATGGGTGTTGTTACGCGGCCTCTCGGTGAGTGAAGCGCATACACAATTTCATGATGATTCATGGAAATATACCTTTCGGTGATATTTAAAGGTTCTAAGTTGCAGTGGAGAGTTGACTTCAATTTTGAGGCATCAAATAGGGCCGCGAAAACTAACAATCGGAAAAGAGATTCCCAACCCAACACGGTCAATACTGCTGACCGTAAGAAAACCACTCGGGCTCCAAAAGATGAAGAGAAACCCAACTCGTCTATTGATGCTGGTGAAATCAAGCGTGTAAGTTGGATAAGCCAGGTGGTGCCAGaacatcatttttattaaatactttTCTATGTGCAACCTAGttacgaaaggaaaacaaagtatTGGAAAAGCTGGCCGATATGTTTCTGGATGGTAATGATTTTCACTCCATGTTAACTTCTCACGCGCTAATGTAAATGTGTTTCGTTGTAGAATACATccagttgaaaagaaaattcggAGAGCTGTCGGAGGTACGTTTTTGACTCGGTaatttgtaataaaataataaacacttTTACCTCTCTTATGTAGGTCGAAGGTCAACTGGCGGCTGCCCGGAGCAGCTATGATAGCCTGAAGGCAGGTTGGTGTGCGGAAAAGTAAAGATTATAATTATCAAAATTACCTTTAAAAAAACTCTTTCAATTCTTTAAACTACAACAGAACTGAAGGAATCGCAAAGCAACCGCGAAAGTTTGCTCAACAAAATGGCCAAACAATCCGAAGAGCACCGTGTTGAGGTCGCTCGATTGAATGATGAACTTAAGAAAATTGGGAAAGACCTCTCAAAGGTATGAAACGTTTGGcatatgttttcaatttttttttcatagagtattatattaaatttataGATGGCACAGGAGAAGAAGTCTATTGaagataaacataaaaagaatGAAGATGCGTTATTAATAATGAGGAAAGGTAAGTATAAGTACTTATTTTTAAgtcaattattaaaaataatattaaaattacaaGAGGTTTATTTATATCATTAATCAGCATATCAAATACCGCAcgataaacaattttatttaactGGATTTACAAAGTTTGAtacatttttgctttttattcgtttccCCAGAGCTGGAAAATCTATCATCTGTTCGCGATAGTTTGAAGACAGAGTTGATGAACCAGGAAGAGAAATTTCGTTCCGAATCAAATCGATTCTCCGAAGATTTGAGTAAATCGAAAAATGAGATAAGTGAGCTATCTACTCACCATCAGAGCACAATAAACGAGGTACTTACATTTGATTAGATAATGTGGCAAATAAGTAGTAAATTGAGTCCCTTTTACCTTTTAGCTGAAAAGAGATATTAATGGCGCGGAAGATCGTAGAAAACTGGCAGAAGTCGAAGTTTTGCGGCTGCAACATAGACTCAGTGAGCTCGAAAATGAAAGGGACACTTTGCGATCTAACCTCAACAGTAGTACGGCCAAAGTGAACGAGTTACGTCGTGCAATCGCGGTGTAAGTATGGGCCCGACTGCTCGGAATATTATAACGGAATGTAGGAAACCAATGTAATGTATTATTGCACTCTTTTAGACTTGAATCCAACGCATCGACATCCACGACGGTGGATATTTCAAATAAAGGACCGTTCACATGTCCTTTGTGTGGAGAGGAGTTCGGATCGTTGGCAAATATGCAGCTACACGCGGAAGACTGCTGCACATAGGCTATagcatttatttaaaataaggcaaagaaaataaaatacgttTGCTAAATTACGTTTGCTCTATCACTAGCAAACATGACGCGATAAGTTGAtagtttttgaatattttttctgaATACCAcaatgttgaaaacaaaaacggacTTTTGTTAGATTGCAGAACAACCACACGAAATAATTTTCCCATATTTAATATATACTATTTAACATCGTTATATAACCTGAAAGTAAGAGAATTGAAGAGAGCTGCCCAAGTTTCTAACTAAAGGCTAAAATGCCGCAACGTTCACTCAGCGTTCGCATTCGTACACTCAAGGAATAAACAATCATAATTATTGTCAATTaaacaagttgtttttttagttttaaatggTTCGTTTGATGGAGATTCTATATCGTCGTGTTATGAGTTGATTGCTTGAAATTAACTGTTCTGATATACATGATATCTTTTCTAAGTCACCTGGTTACTTAGTAGGATTTACGTTGGTTACTTAGTACATcgagttttggttcatttCCACGACATGCGCAAAGCAGCTAAGCCACATGCCGGTTGAATCAGGAATGAacatgaatttgtttttaagaCATTGGCTCGCATATTTTCTGGTTAGTTCTTTGAGAGACGTTCTACGGTGAACATTACTACTCCTTTTAAAATGGCTAGTGCTAAAATACTGCAACGTGCCGAGACGGCAATGGAAATAGGTGAGGATTTTCTAGTGTCGGACgaagatgacgacgacgacgccgacgaggGCAGTGAAAACATGCCGTGCAGTGAGGATGCCGACGAAGAACGAGGAGAGGGAGAGGATGAAGCTCACGATGACAAACAGCCAAGCGCAGAGCAGCAAAAGAATCAGAAACAGGACGAAAAAGCTTCAACTTCAAATTCTACTCCGGATGGTAAAACGAAGGTAGAGGAATGGTAATGTGAAGTTAAATCGGTTGCTGATAAACACCAATTGTATTCACAGAAATCTGAAAAGGGTTTGGTGAACAAACTGAAGAATTTCGTAGGTGTTATGCGGCCAAGCGGTGAGTGAACCGTCCTAGGAATGATTCATGAAAATGACTCATTGTGTGGTATTTAAAGCTTCAAAATTGCAGTGGGAAGCTGGCTTAAACATTAAGGCATCAAACAGGGATTCTCAGCCCAACTCGGATAATGCTGGAAATCGAAACCAAACTTCTCGACCACGGAAAGATGAAGAGAAAATCAATTCGCCTATTGATACAGCTGAAATCAAACGTGTAAGCTGAATAATAATTCGATTACCGAAGGCTGAACATAATTatcatttttgtatttattttttgtgaaatgaagttgcgaaaggaaaataagcGACTGGAAAAACTGGCTGACAAATTTCTGAACGGTAAAGTTTTTAACCACACATTTACTACCCACTAGCTaataattgattttcattgCAGAATACATCCAGTTGAAAACAAGAGTCGGAGAACTGTCGGAGGTAATGTTTTGACACATCAATGTAGATTGATTTGAGCTTCTAAGTAATTTGTCCATTATGAGTTAAGTGAACACTTTTATCTATCCAATGTAGGTGGGAGGTCAACTGGCGGCTACCCGGAGCAGCTATGATAGCGTGAAAGCAGGTTAGTGAGTATAGATGTAAAACCGTTGACTAGTCACCAATAAGAATTTCCTTACAAATGAGTTATTTTGCCAATATTCCTGAGTTGCTTGTTTTTAAGATACCCTATTACTAACAGTAAGTAAGCAAAAACCCCATACCATATTTATATAATTTCTTTATACAACAATAGAATTGAAGGAATCGCAAAACAACCGAGAAAGTTTGCTCAATAAAATTGACAAACAATCCGAGGAACACCGTGTTGAGGTCGATCGATTGAATGAAGAACTTAAGAAAATGGCCAAAGACCTCTTACTGGTATG
Coding sequences within:
- the LOC131265178 gene encoding surface protein-like, translated to MASARILQRAETAMEIAGDFLFADEDGDTDDDADEGSENCSEDADAEGENDADDETKSNASESAASKSDQKDGERKENDSASNSTTDGKTKKSEKGVAKKLKSLMGVVTRPLGSKLQWRVDFNFEASNRAAKTNNRKRDSQPNTVNTADRKKTTRAPKDEEKPNSSIDAGEIKRLRKENKVLEKLADMFLDEYIQLKRKFGELSEVEGQLAAARSSYDSLKAELKESQSNRESLLNKMAKQSEEHRVEVARLNDELKKIGKDLSKMAQEKKSIEDKHKKNEDALLIMRKV